From Edaphobacter lichenicola, the proteins below share one genomic window:
- a CDS encoding glycosyltransferase family 2 protein, producing the protein MPCLNEAETLAFCVRQAVAALRDNNVAGEVVVADNGSTDGSQKIATDEGARVVNVPTRGYGAALIAGIEAARGKYILMADADASYHFEHLPRFLPKLDEGYDLVMGNRFSGTIEPGAMPPLHRYLGNPVLSSIGRIFFRIPVRDFHCGLRAFRRDPILALNLRTTGMEFASEMVVKSSLAGLRMTEVPTTLSPDGRSRPPHLRSWRDGWRHLRFLLLFSPRWLFLIPGVVTFFVGIILSLWLIPGPQTVGRWTFDVDTLTYALGLVLIGAHISVFAVSARVFGTQEGFLPPNPKFERIFNYINLEVGLLFGAVLLLAGLGILGYAIHIWHSAGFGNLSPQRMLRLTLPSATCFMLGVEAIFGSFFLSLLGMNRR; encoded by the coding sequence ATGCCATGTCTTAACGAGGCAGAGACGCTCGCCTTCTGCGTTCGCCAGGCGGTCGCCGCTCTCCGCGATAACAACGTTGCCGGCGAGGTTGTCGTCGCCGACAATGGCAGCACCGACGGCTCACAAAAGATCGCCACCGATGAAGGTGCTCGCGTCGTCAATGTGCCCACTCGCGGCTACGGGGCAGCACTCATCGCCGGGATTGAGGCTGCCCGCGGCAAGTACATCCTGATGGCCGACGCCGACGCCAGCTACCACTTCGAACATCTTCCCCGCTTCCTGCCAAAGCTCGACGAAGGCTACGACCTCGTCATGGGCAACCGCTTCTCGGGCACCATTGAGCCCGGAGCCATGCCGCCGCTTCATCGCTACCTCGGCAATCCGGTTCTCTCCTCGATCGGTCGCATCTTCTTCCGCATCCCGGTTCGCGACTTCCATTGCGGACTGCGCGCCTTCCGCCGCGATCCCATCCTCGCACTCAACCTGCGCACTACAGGCATGGAGTTCGCCTCGGAGATGGTGGTAAAGTCCTCCCTCGCCGGTCTCCGTATGACGGAGGTTCCCACCACACTCTCGCCCGATGGGCGCAGCCGCCCGCCTCACCTGCGATCCTGGCGCGATGGCTGGCGTCATCTTCGCTTTCTTCTTCTCTTCAGCCCCCGGTGGCTCTTTTTGATTCCAGGCGTCGTCACCTTCTTCGTCGGGATCATCCTTTCGCTCTGGCTCATTCCAGGCCCACAGACCGTGGGGCGATGGACCTTCGACGTCGACACTCTTACCTATGCGCTCGGCCTCGTTCTTATCGGAGCTCACATCTCCGTCTTCGCGGTCAGCGCGCGGGTCTTCGGCACGCAGGAGGGATTTCTGCCGCCGAATCCAAAGTTCGAGCGCATCTTTAATTACATTAATCTCGAAGTGGGGTTGCTGTTTGGAGCTGTACTTCTACTGGCTGGTCTCGGAATTCTTGGCTATGCCATCCACATCTGGCACAGTGCGGGATTCGGAAACCTCTCGCCCCAGCGCATGTTGCGTCTCACTCTGCCTTCGGCGACCTGTTTCATGCTGGGGGTGGAAGCGATATTCGGCAGCTTCTTTCTTAGTCTGCTTGGAATGAACCGCCGATAG